The genomic DNA catagcgtatgtacagtatgtaggagACAGGTCGACACAAAGGACCAAACCAAGGAGGGGAGATGCTGGCTCAGGCGATGCATGAGGGGCTGTATTCATGACCACCAGGGACAGAGGGCCGCGGCCCGTCATCTGAAGCCCACCTCCTCGTTTGCACTCCAACAAACGGGggagtaaacacacacagagcagacagtACCGTACCCTCCTCACCCTCACTCACCTCTTCATTCAGTCTGTTGCCCTCATACTGTGTCGGTGGCAGTGCCAATAGAAAGGTGAGAGTAAGtgaacggggggggggggggggcaaaaaaaaacagcacggGAAAGTAATTCAATCCTCTAGCTCACACAATGCTAACTCCTCATTCAACCTCGCCTGTGTACATATTGCCCTGAATCgcacttaaaggaatagtttgacatcatcttgccaagagttagataagaagattgataccactcgtATGAAGCTaggagatggttagcttagcttgacATAAAGGCTGGAAGCAGGCAGAAACAGCGAGCCTGGTTCTGTCTGAAGGTAACACAATCTGCCAACAGCACctctaaaactaaactaattaaCACATGCcatgtgccagactatttcttaGCAGGGGGCAATTCTTGTTGTCAGCGTGTTGACGTCGGTGGTTGGCATGTATGCCGGAGTCAGCAGTGAATTAAGAGTGTTTACTGCAGTAGTACTGAGCTGTAGATTTAAGTTGCGCTTTCTGTTAGAAAGTAGTTTTAAGTTGGTTTTTGTACACTTTCCATTCATTGTTAATAcaattttagtttttgtttgcaCACATCCGTCGCCCGTCTCTCCTTCCTGGGTAAATTTTATTGTTACTACCTctatcccggacgagcccccaattgTTACGTTCCCCCGTttaccataggaataacatgtatgaattttgaaaatggatgTAGTTCCTCTTtaagcttgctaattccacttTCATGTTACACTGGTTGAGaacacatgggagaagtttgccttcagGTCTTTCTGCCAGAAGtctccttaggtttaggcaacaaacctactCGGTTGAGTTTAGGGggaatcaatcttctcatctagctCAGCAACAGAGTGAATAAgcctatttcccaaaatgtcaaactattcctttaaattctTTAAATTGACtaacataaacaaaacattgaaTATCCTCATCTTTGTGCCTGTGCACCTCAAAAATATGTTGTGCGTTGACAGCTTTTATGCATTTGTTAACATGATGGTGGTGACAGAGAATGAAGAAGACAGTGTGAACAGCTGTGAGCCACAAGAGGACAGACAGTACCTCTACATCAACGTTAGGGGAGCTCTCTCGGGGGTCGTAGTCGTACAGGGCCACCATTCTCCGCGTTGACATCGGATGTTGACGGCCACTCCGCCTGTTCCTCTCTAcggagaggaaaaggaagacaagacagaaaagaaaaaaatatcagtGGGAATAATGTGAAAACTTTACTGAACGATGTGATGACCAGTGACGATGCATAATGCAAGTCCAACAAGCTTTCCCATCTGATCATCTGGCTTAAGGTGAACTACTCCTATGTTTATCGTTAGGGAAAGCTTAGCGACAGGACATATAGTGTAAATTAGCTAAAAGCAGTTCACAGATGAATAAGGATGGTGAGAGGTGAATAAAAGCAGTAAAGATGAAGCAGAAGAGCATCTCAGTGGACACAGACCTCTCTTGGACTTTCTGGACCTGCGATTTATTGAGCGGCCATCTTTGAAACGGTCACAGTTCACTTTACAGGAAAGCAGAAAAACAAGTGGGAAGAGTAtaggaaaggagacgtgtgtCAGTAAAAGGCAGTTCAGTAGAGCATTAAGACACAGAGGGtataagggcaaaaaaaaacGATGTCTCACCTAACTTCTCCACAGGAGTGTTGAGTGGCAGGAAGCCCTGTTTAAGGAGCTGGTCCATCATGTCGTCATCCTCCGTTTGGATCTCAGAGACCATGTTACAGGGGATCAGACCCACGCGGTCTCGGACCTCCGCCCTGTAGAAGCCATCTGTGTCTTTATGCCCAAAGACCTAAAGGCACAACAAAGTGTCAGGGGACAGGACGGACACCATAATACCTGCAACTAGGACTGGCATTACTATTACTACCATCTACAAGTTATTCTGAAGGTATAAGCTAagaccagaggtgggaccaagtcattgttttacaagtcacaagtaagtctcaagtctttgcactcaagtccaaAGTGAAGACTGACCTTGATGATCTGGCCCTCCTTGAATGGCAGCTCCTCGTCAGCAGCGTCGGGGTTGGGCGACATGGACATGGGGTCGTAGTCGAACAGAGCCACAAACACACGGGTCATCTCCTCCGGCTCCGACTCCTCGTAGTAATCCAGGGAGCGTCGTCCCCGCCCCTGCCTGCGCCCGCCAAAGCCGTCTGAAACATAGAGGAGGCCTCTGCTGCTACTACCAGCCTTATACAGCCACGCTGGCTGTAGAGGCAATGAGAGCAGAAGATGTCTCTTTGTTAGAGCTGACAGGGGAGAGGGCGATGAGATGCATGTGTGAAAAAAGAACCAGAGATCGAATGCGATAATTACGCTTTTTAGTTTTAATCtctttgaaaaatgttgtattcACACACTAAGAAGCAAaaggatgctttttttttttttttaaaaggctcAATCGAAGCACATCGGGGTTCTTCGTTCACACATCTCTGCTTGCTGGCGTGAGTCTCTAAACACACTGATAGCACAGTACAACACAGCACAGACGGGAAACACAAGCAGATTTTGGGGGTGCAAAAGGGGAAAACTGAATGACTGTGCACACCAGGAGGACACAAGTAACACTGCACTATTGTTCATTGCTGTTTCACTGCCTTATCTCACAGAGGCTGATCAACATGCATGCGTTCCTGGGGATTGGACATGATCAAATGCAGGTGCACGGTCATGCTTTTTAGGCCACATCTGGAAACAATGTGCAGCGAAAGAAAAGGGCAACGTTCCCAAGGGAGATGACACATCAAATGCCCCAGCAGTTCCTGGCAGCGCAGATATCAGTGAGGGAGGAAGGGATGAACCTGATATCCGATCCCCATGCTTCTCATGGATCACCATGTTGAATGTTTCAATGGCAGATTGTAAGTCTGAATGATGGCTCAGAGATTGTGCAACCAACGCTAACCAAGCaactgaaatatgtttttttgaaaGATGTGTTTCAATGGCATGAAACGTGTTTGATGAACCGAGTGATTCCAACAAGGCAGTCTTTCCTTCTCACTGTATTGTTAAGGGGTCATGCAAAATCAAAGCAAACGGGGCTACTGGCTCCTGAAGGCGggaggagaaggaaaagaggAGGTGGCGGAGAAGataaggaagaggaggacgggtTAAGTTGCGGTGGATATGGAGGGTGAGCGGGAAGAGTAGGAGTGAGTTGGGGTTTCTTGGGATTGAGGGTGTAGGAGTACATACAGGGAAGGGATTTTCATTCTCCAAAAAACGGGGAAAAGTGGCCAGTCTTGTCTTCCCCCGTCAGCTTTATTCAGCTAAGCTAAAGCCCAGCACAGAACCACCATTATCACTGCATGTGTTCAAGAACGACTCTTTGGCCTTTGTCAAGGTGAATTGTCAGCTGCGCCACATACCAGATTGATCCTCTGAGGACATAGATCGCCATATCCTGCGCCGAGCTACACTGCCATAGTAAACATCCTCCTTGACGGGTGAGAGGTTCCCCTCACTCCCCTCACTGTTACTGTCCATGGTGATCTCTACAGAAGACACCAATCACAACGTTACGGTCAGAGAtcccccgcacacacacactctgctctaCCCCATGGCCCATTCACTCATGCTGAGAACAGTAGGATGATGAGGTTGCCCTGAGGTGTGGGGGGGAGGTGGGTGTACAAGGCAACAGGTTTTCACTCTGGAGTCACTGGGTGTAAAACAGCAATGCTTGCACTGTTGCGGGGGAGGTTCAAATTGCGTGGTAAACATGTTAACCCACAGTAAACACAGGCATAGGGAGTGTAACTTTCCTGCATGTGAACATTTTGGCGAATCCAGCTTGTGAGGATGGACAGCTACGAGGCGCGCAAACGCCCCACAAAATAAAGGTCTACGTGGTTGTTTTAAAGCTCTATGGGCAGAGATGTACAGCTCGGCTCACATGGGTTAAGGGAAACACATGGTATAAATAGCACAAACATCAGTGGCCCTGCAGGTGGGGGGATGACGCGTCTCCTCGTGTGGTGACCTCACTAACCAATGGATGGGATGGGCCGCTGCTGAGGGGGGTTGCCGATGTGAACCCTCCCCGACCTCCCCGAGTGGTCCAGGCGGTCAGCGTTTCCATGAGACGGTGAGTTCCCAATGATCTTTagaggtaaaaaacaaaaggcgAGAGGTTAGAGCAACAAACCGCCTGCATCGTGAAGATAACACTTAAAAGAATCCCACAATCCTgttaaaacaactaaaaaaccATAAGAGCAAATGACTTCCATTTGTCCTTAGGGAGGcaaaataatagtaaaacaaaTCCATAAAACAATAATGAAACCCAACAAACCATCAAAACAAGTAAATCAAATCAACCCCCAACACAACAACATGGactgaggggaggggggggtcagGAAGGGTCAGATGTTTAGCTAAAGAccatttgtttggtttgttttgttctgtGCATGTCAGCTCCTTGATGAGAAAAGAAAGCAAATGGcagcacaaagagacagaaatgaTGAGTAAAGAATAAAGAAGAAAGAGCGGATGAGGAGAAACAAGAGAAAGTGGAGTGTGATCGAGAATGGATAGAGATGTGGTTAGATGAGCAAAGCCATTATAGCTTCAGCCTGGGGCTTTGTATTACAACAATCAAAACATTTAATAGATGAAAAAATTAtgaaggacatttttttttttgctgaaacaaGTGAAAGAGACAAGCAAGAGATGATGTGTATGGGTTGAAGGCTAAATGAATCCCCGCAGGGCTGCAGAAGTCTCGATCTGGCCTTGAAGCAATGAAGATGCTGAGATGAAGAAGCGCCAAGCACAAGGTGGAGCGACACAGCTGCAGCTCTAGAGGGCGACACATGGAGAGCAACAAATGGAGGCCGGCAGGGGAAGAGAAGAcgggagcagcgcgtccccccTCCCCCATGCACCGCACAGAGACTGTCCTCTTAATGGAACCTTTCCCCTCAAAGACATGAGAAGTCAAAACTTCTTCAAAGTTAAATGGCCTTTAGGTAATTGAAAGCTTTACTTTAAAATCCACCTGACATTCTGAGTACAAGCactcaaaataaaacatcaaatcAGACCGAACGTGAACATGTGAGCACTTgtcagaaaatgaaaatgccaaatgaaagaaagaaaagagggagggggggggataaccgtaaagaaaaacagacaacaTTAAGAAAACAGAATGGCTGCAGCTTGCTGATGGAAAGTACAGCAGAAAGTCTGAATCACACACCAGCGGCTGGTCCCGGTTGAGCCTGGACAAAGACTGGGCCCTAGCCTCCCTGTGGGGGCTGTAATAGACCCTGTCCAGCTCGTTCAGCCGGCCCTCGCTCAGGGCCCCCTCCCTGGAGTAGTTTCGCTGCCCGGCCTCCCGACCAGGCCCAAAGTGCTCCCTGTTCCTAAAGTCTCCCGTGTGTACCGACTTGGCTGAAGTCACTGGGAGGTCAGAGTACTCCTCCTCCATGCTGCACTGGCGGGTCAGAGTTCTCTTACGGCCCATAGCCAGCGCCCGCCTCTCTACCGGGCCTTCACAGTGAATGATGTGAACGGGCCCCCGCATGGGGCTGCCGTGAGCGTAGTACCCTCGATAGCCCCGGCCCAGAGAGCCTTCTTCCTCACTGCCGCAGTCCAAACCGCTGTCAGGACTCTTTGTGTTCTGGCGGTTGGGTCGCACCAGGCTGCGCTCGTCCGCGGTGTAGCAGTAGCGACTGTCGGTGAAGCGAGGGGAGGAGCGTTGGCGCTGCAGGTGGCGGGAGTTCTTGCCGGGGGCGTGGTGGTTGTCCTGGGGGTACATCCTCCGCTGAGTGTGCGGCGTTCCAGGCCGCCCGCCGTCTTCGAAGCAGATGCGCTGGCCCATGCCGTCCACGCAGTCCGACTCTTCCTCGGCCACCTCGGGGATGCTGTGGAGACGCTTGCTGCGGAGCGACTTCTGCTTCACCACCTCCCTCTGGAGGTCCCAGCAGTCCCTCTCCTCGGCTAAGTCCTGACGTTTGTAATACGCCTTCAGTCGCGACCGGGAGGCAAAAGTTCCACAATTTCATAGTTCAGTTAGTCAGTTCAATTCAAAAAGGTTcagtttagattttttttgtgcgGAGGgttgaaaagtgttttttttcggAGGTTTTAGAACAGGCAGGAAACAACACAGTATGTGAATAGAACAAATGGGGggaaagacaaaataaagacagaattAGTTATTTGTGGCAATGTAGTAAGACATGCAGTCTCATTCCGTGAGGAGGAAATGACATGCTCTGAACAGGAATCTGTGAAGACTCAAAATGTGGAGCAACAACTGATAAACAGAGCATGTGCACGGAGGTTAAATGTGGGAAAGGGAATGTCGCTTGTAAGAAATTAGAAATATCCAAACAAAAagtaatggtacatgtccacagggacGTTGTTTATCACAAGGGATTGCCTTGCTTCTCAGCactggacgcttgatgggctgccaaaAGACACAAGACACTAGGGACCTGATTGGACgacacgctaccagaatgcattgcatggctTCTTACATAGACGTGTGCAGGACtatggacatgtaccataagtGACAGGCTTAGTTAGTGCCACGGGTGAGGGATAAATGTAAACATCAACATGAATGAAatgaagtaataaaaaaaaaaatacaaaataaaaacatgaagctGAGTGAGTGGCAGAATCAGCTGCTGAGGACATACTGGAGTAGGACACTTCTTTAGCAACAAACGTAGTGAAACATACACAACTTCCTTCAATGTgctcacagaaaacaacaacagaagcaAATTTGACAATTCATCTTATTATCTTATTTCCTTAATAtctaattaaaatgattatatcACTGCtatacatattttaaaataatactgtttttacagaaatataaaaggGGGTGGATAATGTGCAACAGTGATTTACAAATAGATGGTGATGACAAAAAAGAGGTGCAGCATTGGTGTATTTAAATATACCTGAATCTACCAATGATTACCCCTCATGAACACCACATTGCTGTACACATTGACACAGGGATTACCTGACTAAATTTGTATTGACTTCTGGTAGCAAGTCTactttaaagcctctgaacagcCACActggtgttttcagttaatctggctgattagacctctgacTGTGTGGGCGTGTACAGACTGTAATTGAGtgacatcttcctgagtctcctgttagctttgttgcaCTTGTTAGGGCGGGACTAATTACACCTCTATCACTCTTATTGGTTGATGAAGATTCGTGACCTCATAGATTACCATCAACCCGaacagaggtctaatcagccggAGTAACTGAAAACAGTTGTTTGGGTTTACAGAGGGTTTAATACAGAGGACCAATCAACCACTACGGCATCCCTCACTCTTATAAtaggctcgttggagatgagCCGGGCCTGCGCAGCATCGATCACCGGCGATCGCCGCGCAATACATAcgggttagatttgtgtccgacttgatgccgacttgctctgacgtcatgcacacgtgggcaacgatgacCTCATGACATCGAGGCGGCCAGTGTTAAGAGGCaccgcagttgctctccaccgactgcaagagacagggcatgatgggaaacgcctggctgtcgcctgatcaaagagctgattggctcttagttttgacagcaaacaccacgtgttgtagaacgtccgaactttctgtgtaattgtaatatttaacgctagattgtaggctattagtctcatgttgtgtaATAAAGAAGTCATCTGTAAACAAacatatcttgtgtggttgataataatcataataataattatgataatgaaggttattcatatagcacttttcaaatcgagtgctcattacaaagtgctttacaaggcagacataaaaataataaaggatagaatctAATGCCAGATACACACAAATCTGAACGTCGTCTGCAAACTACAAGTAacctacagatcggatctaacaggatgtaACTTTTCCTgtaacttcctgtaaattcaTTGAATGCTGCTGGAAACgtctggaaactgtccgacttgaccgcagctttttgtCACCACCCgtctgctgctgccgcctgatgTCGTCTATtttccaggcgaggcgcagttcatctcgaacgagcctaatACTATGATGCTTTTGTATCATGGTGGCATATTTTACACCTTTACATCCACACATCCCCGCTGACAGACCAAATGAAGACAGGATCACGTTAAACATTTACATCAACAATAGAAAAATTAAACATTAGGACATGACAGACATAAACAAGcgtgaatatttccatttaagTACTCACTTAAATGAGATTCCCATGTGCACTTGATATGCCATGACCCtttgatacagtacagtatgttaaaaATGTGCACTTCAATATCACAGTCTAACATTTGACTTGTAACACTCCTTTTGGTTGCAGAATAAAGAGCATCAAAATGCAATGCAAACCATCAGTTTACAGCCTTCCCCTCTGGCATGCGGTACAGTTACAGTTATGTATACACAGCCATTCCCATGAGCTCAGCCGTGATTGACTAAAGCAGTGCTGGAGGAGTGGGGGGGTGTGTAGGAGCAGGCTGGGGTGGGGGAGGCTGATTCAGCTAACACAAGGCAGGGGAGCTCAGCCGAGCAAAGCCACGTCGGGCCTGGGTGTAGAGCCTGTGAGAGAGACTTTCCCTCCCTAAACCCCCGTCCTCTCCACCACCCCATCTCCTCCCCCTGGCCGCTACAGACTGAAGGTGTGCAGTACGTACCTTAAGAGTGTTGTGAGAGTTGATGCTGCGCCTACGGCCCTCCTCCAGCTGCATCTCAGAGTAAAGatcttcctcgtcctcctccattATGTCGGACAGGTCCGAACCGCGGCTGCTCTCTGTGTGGTACTCCTCACTGTGGCTGTAGTGGTGATGATGTTGCTTAgggaaaaccagagagagagttTAAAGGGAGCGTATTAGGTAGTCACTTTTATATTCTTATGTTTCTATCTTGTGAGGAAATGCTTACGCACTACAGAGACTCAGAATACCACAATGTTGTCACCTAAAGACTCTGACACCTCCATAAAAGTGCAGAAGCAGCTATAAACTCCAATCGGCTGGCCAACATACAGAGCTATCTTTAGCTTCCGATATTGATGTATGTAAACAAGTTTGGCTGATTTCCACTCAAAGCCGGAATGCGGTGTTCACAaagatgtgtgtgttggtgtaaaCTCTTGTATAGCTACACATtaggcctcatgcaagaacttTCTCTTACTTTTTTTGTAGCATGAGCTCGTACGAGTGTGCCACGTCAGATTCAGCAAACGCTCCTAACTTCAGATAACTGTGTAAATGAGCTGTgtaaacatgatgaatgccACCTGTGTGTAAATGAGCGCGCGTTCGTGAGAATTGTGAATTAGCATAATTAAGGCCTCAATGATACCATATAAGGCTACGCGTCCTGCCCCATTCGTCTGTCTCTGTGAATATATCAGCACGCTGTCCAAAGACACGCTCTCCTCCTAAAGAAGTTAAGTCAGCCATGACGCATGGCCGGTGGCCTCATTATTTACAGAGACAAATTAACCTTCAATTAGTGCATATTTTAAGTCGTTTTGCAGTTTGAGatgttcatattcatatattgTAGTGTTATACAATAGCAAATGTAATGTGTTATACATTTAGAATTGTATTATAATTTGAATTGCCGAGGATAATGTCAACATAATTATTAAGTTTAATTTCTATAGGGTTTTCAAATTCAAAATTGCCACTAAAGAAACATACAATCCATTAGTGAAAAAGGTTTGGATAACAGCAGACTCATTGCACATGACTCCTACGACAGGTCTGGACCACTCATAAATTGTGTTCGTGCCTAAGAAGAAATTCAAAATAGGAGAAAATTGGTGAATGCAAGTGCAAGTTCTCCTGAATCACTCGTGCAAGCCACTTAAGAACAAATCTGTTCATACGAGTTATTCTGGTATCAGGCCCATTGTGCACTAAAATGATACAAAAGTTTTGCCAAAGTAAAATTTCAGGTAACTGGTTTCGTTAACAATTTTCTTCCTTCCCTTAAAAGTATTTGTAAAAATGATACAAGATCCtagaaaatacaataataatactcATTAAGAGGGGCTTCAATTTGATATGATGGGATTTGCCTACATGTGTCGTTACTGATTCCACATTTTTCCCAGAAACAAGTGATACGCATCTTCTGATTGTCTGCTTGCTGTGTTTTCTGTAACGTACCTGTCTGCCCAACTCTGAGCCTCTGAGGAACTCATCCACCGaggctcctctcctcctcgcaTGAGGAGAGTCGTagccgtcctcctcctcgtcagAGTTGACTGGATGCAAGGAGTTACCTCGCTCACTAAAGATGTTCCTTTTCTCAACCTGgtaaaagaaatgttattaaGATCAAAATAATTTAGTGTAACATTCCTACAATCATAGTTTTTTCTCTCAAACAAGTGGGTGAGCTATTTCAACTTTCCACTAATGTAGTTTCATTATAATTTTCATACGGTTCTATCTTGAAACCAATACTTGTTGTGATGATGGCTTTTAAAGCAGGCTGATTTTCAGAAACAAGCGAAGTCATCTTATCATCCTGACAAATATTTCCATTTGTCTCAtgaaaaatctgatttaaaggggaactacgcctattttcaaaattcacatgaattttgaaaatgagcgtagttcccctttaaaggctCAATGTTAGATTCTATCACATGAAGATGAATACTGTACCACGCACCCGGTTGCCCTCGGCAAACACTCTCTGGGCAGCTTCCCTGGCCATGGCCTTGGCGATGGTGTTGGTGATGGGGACTCCCTGAGGCTGTGGCAGGATCCTCTGAGGAGAGGGCGATCGCCGTGGCTGGAAGTGCGGCGGCTCCAGGTTGGGTCCACGCATGGGGGGCAGCGGAGACGGGGATCGCTCCCAGGGCTGGGCTTTCCGCATGCCCACCTCATGCTCTTTGGTTTCTGGCTCTCTGGCACTTACTAACGGTTTGGACGTGGGCATGGGGTGGCGTTggaaatgaggaggaggaggaggagggggctggCAGACGGGCTGCGAGTGCGGTTGTGCGTGGGGCAGCGTGTGGGGCTGGGATCGAGGCAGAGGCTGCACCTGGGGCTGGGGGTGATTCGGGGGGTACGTTGAGGGGTAAGGAGGGTGGGTTTGCGAGTGCACCGGTTGGGGCGGCGGGTGGGTCATAGGTGCAGTGGTTCGGTGGGAGAGGCGCGGGGAGCCCAGGAGATTGTTCGGGATAATGGCCACGGGCGAGTCCTGGGACTCTCCTTGTGTGGATAACGTCCTTACAATGATTTCCCTGGCCTCCAGACACTGGATCCTGTTTAACTCCACGGTCACATAGTCTGCTGTGGGGTATAAGACCTCTGCTATCTGTATTCACAAAGGAAGCAGAAAGTCCTTACCAAAGGGCAATTCAGAATGTCAGCATGCAAAATACTTACTCTGAAACCCTCCCATCATACAAACTTCATGCATTTCTAGCTCTCATACCTGTCAGCTGAAGAGAAATACATcattattaaagaggacctattacgcttttatgcttttttcctttcttttagtgtgttatatagttttttgtgcatgtaaaaggtctgcaaagttacagaGCTCAAAgtcggagtctgaagagtttggtttggttgaccaatcacaacaatgggccagctgaccaatcagagcagattaGGCTTtacgggaggagggggaggagcttaaacagagcgtttcagacaaagggtgaaAAAAGGTGCTGCAGAACAGTCG from Sebastes fasciatus isolate fSebFas1 chromosome 6, fSebFas1.pri, whole genome shotgun sequence includes the following:
- the rimbp2b gene encoding RIMS-binding protein 2 isoform X3, producing MREAAERRQQLELEHEQALAVLTAKQQEIEVLQKAQVEAKKEHEGAVHLLEAKVRELEEKCRSQSEQFNLLSKELEKFRIQAGKFDILSTEPLTVCESPGSPNKSLSQLLNGLAAPIGKGNEAPTSRSLISEFIRPLQISGDKPELLSVKPTFLTRGRVSSPAQGFLPEMDKELSSTTRSKPRFTGKVRLCIARYSYNPYDGPNEHPEAELPLVAGKYLYVYGTMDEDGFYEGELLDGQRGLVPSNFVDFIQDGETTSVQHRDTVAKEPGYLNHSSLGSQRLKVGTGTVTGISSLLSDSKLSTSSLGMDLLGSSSNGTGTLDVSTDEVGEDIVPYPRRINLIKQLAKSVIIGWDPPVVPPGWGSISGYNVLVDKELRMSVPYGGRTKSLLEKLNLATNTYRISVQSITDRGPSDELRCTLLVGKDVVVAPYYLRVDSITQVSAELSWMPSSSNYSHTIILNGAEYDMVKAGGYKYKFFNLKPMTVYKVKVVAQPHQVPWQLPMDQREKKEISVEFCTQPAVCVLCSSGPPLPPQEVQVQCGQTPGVLQVRWKPPLLTSSGTSNGASVIGYAVCTKGQKIAEVLYPTADYVTVELNRIQCLEAREIIVRTLSTQGESQDSPVAIIPNNLLGSPRLSHRTTAPMTHPPPQPVHSQTHPPYPSTYPPNHPQPQVQPLPRSQPHTLPHAQPHSQPVCQPPPPPPPHFQRHPMPTSKPLVSAREPETKEHEVGMRKAQPWERSPSPLPPMRGPNLEPPHFQPRRSPSPQRILPQPQGVPITNTIAKAMAREAAQRVFAEGNRVEKRNIFSERGNSLHPVNSDEEEDGYDSPHARRRGASVDEFLRGSELGRQQHHHHYSHSEEYHTESSRGSDLSDIMEEDEEDLYSEMQLEEGRRRSINSHNTLKAYYKRQDLAEERDCWDLQREVVKQKSLRSKRLHSIPEVAEEESDCVDGMGQRICFEDGGRPGTPHTQRRMYPQDNHHAPGKNSRHLQRQRSSPRFTDSRYCYTADERSLVRPNRQNTKSPDSGLDCGSEEEGSLGRGYRGYYAHGSPMRGPVHIIHCEGPVERRALAMGRKRTLTRQCSMEEEYSDLPVTSAKSVHTGDFRNREHFGPGREAGQRNYSREGALSEGRLNELDRVYYSPHREARAQSLSRLNRDQPLIIGNSPSHGNADRLDHSGRSGRVHIGNPPQQRPIPSIEITMDSNSEGSEGNLSPVKEDVYYGSVARRRIWRSMSSEDQSDGFGGRRQGRGRRSLDYYEESEPEEMTRVFVALFDYDPMSMSPNPDAADEELPFKEGQIIKVFGHKDTDGFYRAEVRDRVGLIPCNMVSEIQTEDDDMMDQLLKQGFLPLNTPVEKLVNCDRFKDGRSINRRSRKSKRERNRRSGRQHPMSTRRMVALYDYDPRESSPNVDVEYEGNRLNEEAELTFCAGDVITVFGEIDEDGFYYGELNGHKGLVPSNFLEEVPDDVEVFLTDSPSRYPQDTPARIKTKRVPLEKSGPPRRAGSPTVRPRIPGSGPATVGPGSPIRAPLDMYSSSKKKKGLLSKGKTLLQRLGAVK
- the rimbp2b gene encoding RIMS-binding protein 2 isoform X5; amino-acid sequence: MREAAERRQQLELEHEQALAVLTAKQQEIEVLQKAQVEAKKEHEGAVHLLEAKVRELEEKCRSQSEQFNLLSKELEKFRIQAGKFDILSTEPLTVCESPGSPNKSLSQLLNGLAAPIGKGNEAPTSRSLISEFIRPLQISGDKPELLSVKPTFLTRGRVSSPAQGFLPEMDKELSSTTRSKPRFTGKVRLCIARYSYNPYDGPNEHPEAELPLVAGKYLYVYGTMDEDGFYEGELLDGQRGLVPSNFVDFIQDGETTSVQHRDTVAKEPGYLNHSSLGSQRLKVGTGTVTGISSLLSDSKLSTSSLGMDLLGSSSNGTGTLDVSTDEVGEDIVPYPRRINLIKQLAKSVIIGWDPPVVPPGWGSISGYNVLVDKELRMSVPYGGRTKSLLEKLNLATNTYRISVQSITDRGPSDELRCTLLVGKDVVVAPYYLRVDSITQVSAELSWMPSSSNYSHTIILNGAEYDMVKAGGYKYKFFNLKPMTVYKVKVVAQPHQVPWQLPMDQREKKEISVEFCTQPAGPPLPPQEVQVQCGQTPGVLQVRWKPPLLTSSGTSNGASVIGYAVCTKGQKIAEVLYPTADYVTVELNRIQCLEAREIIVRTLSTQGESQDSPVAIIPNNLLGSPRLSHRTTAPMTHPPPQPVHSQTHPPYPSTYPPNHPQPQVQPLPRSQPHTLPHAQPHSQPVCQPPPPPPPHFQRHPMPTSKPLVSAREPETKEHEVGMRKAQPWERSPSPLPPMRGPNLEPPHFQPRRSPSPQRILPQPQGVPITNTIAKAMAREAAQRVFAEGNRVEKRNIFSERGNSLHPVNSDEEEDGYDSPHARRRGASVDEFLRGSELGRQQHHHHYSHSEEYHTESSRGSDLSDIMEEDEEDLYSEMQLEEGRRRSINSHNTLKAYYKRQDLAEERDCWDLQREVVKQKSLRSKRLHSIPEVAEEESDCVDGMGQRICFEDGGRPGTPHTQRRMYPQDNHHAPGKNSRHLQRQRSSPRFTDSRYCYTADERSLVRPNRQNTKSPDSGLDCGSEEEGSLGRGYRGYYAHGSPMRGPVHIIHCEGPVERRALAMGRKRTLTRQCSMEEEYSDLPVTSAKSVHTGDFRNREHFGPGREAGQRNYSREGALSEGRLNELDRVYYSPHREARAQSLSRLNRDQPLIIGNSPSHGNADRLDHSGRSGRVHIGNPPQQRPIPSIEITMDSNSEGSEGNLSPVKEDVYYGSVARRRIWRSMSSEDQSDGFGGRRQGRGRRSLDYYEESEPEEMTRVFVALFDYDPMSMSPNPDAADEELPFKEGQIIKVFGHKDTDGFYRAEVRDRVGLIPCNMVSEIQTEDDDMMDQLLKQGFLPLNTPVEKLVNCDRFKDGRSINRRSRKSKRERNRRSGRQHPMSTRRMVALYDYDPRESSPNVDVEYEGNRLNEEAELTFCAGDVITVFGEIDEDGFYYGELNGHKGLVPSNFLEEVPDDVEVFLTDSPSRYPQDTPARIKTKRVPLEKSGPPRRAGSPTVRPRIPGSGPATVGPGSPIRAPLDMYSSSKKKKGLLSKGKTLLQRLGAVK